The nucleotide sequence TCGCGCCCGGTGGACCAGCACATCAAGGGCCTGCAGGCCATGGGTGCCATCATCACCGTGGAAAACGGCTATATGCACGCCAGCCTGCCCGAGGGCTGGACCAAGCTCAAGGGTGCGCGCATCACCACCGATATGGTGACCGTGACCGGTACCGAGAACTTCCTGATGGCCGCCGCCCTGGCCGACGGTGAGACCGTGCTGGAAAACGCCGCCATGGAGCCCGAAATCCCTGATCTGGCCGAAATGCTGATCAAGATGGGTGCCAAGATCACCGGCCACGGCACCAGCCGCATCGTGATTCAGGGCGTGGACAAGCTGCACGGCTGCACCCACGACGTGGTGGCCGACCGCATTGAAGCCGGCACCTTCCTGTGCGCCGTGGCGGCCACGGGTGGCGCAGCCCTGCTGCACCACGCCCGTGCCGAGCACCTGGGTGCCGTGATCGACAAGCTCAAAGACGCTGGCGTGACGGTGGAATCCGTGGCGCAGGGCCTGAAGGTGTCGTCCAACGGCAAGCTCAAGGCCCAGAGCTTCCGCACCACCGAATACCCGGGCTTTCCCACCGACATGCAGGCCCAGTTCATGGCCCTGAACCTGGTGGCCGAAGGCAATAGCGTGGTGACCGAGACGATTTTTGAAAACCGTTTTATGCACGTCAACGAGATGGTGCGCCTGGGCGCAGCCATCACCACCGATGGCCGCGTGGCACACATCGAAGGCGGCAAGCGCCTGTCGGGCGCCACCGTGATGGCCACCGACCTGCGTGCCTCCGCCAGCCTGGTGATCGCCGGCCTGGTGGCTGAAGGCGAGACCGTGGTGGACCGCATTTACCACCTGGACCGTGGCTACGACCGCATGGAAGACAAGCTGCGCGCCCTGGGTGCCGATATCGAGAGAATTTCGCAATGACCACCGTCACCACCCCTGTGACCATCGCCCTGTCCAAGGGCCGCATCTTTGAAGAAACCGTGCCCCTGCTGGCTGCTGCCGGCATTGAGGTGACGGAAGACGTGGAAAAGTCGCGCAAGCTGATTTTTGACACCAACCAGCCCAACGTACGCGTGGTGCTGGTGCGCGCCTCTGACGTGCCGGTGTACGTGCAGTACGGCGGTGCCGACCTGGGCGTGTCGGGCCTGGATTCGCTGATCGAACATGGCGGCCAGGGCCTGTACCAGCCGCTGGATCTGCAGATTGCCAAGTGCCGCGTCAGCGTGGCCGTGCGCAATGGCTTTGACTATGCCCACGCCGTCAAGCAAGGCGCGCGCCTGCGCATTGCCACCAAGTACCCCGAAATTGCCCGCCACTTCTTTGCCAAGAAGGGCGTGCACGTGGACATGGTCAAGCTGTACGGCTCCATGGAGCTGGCACCGCTGACCGGCATGGCCGATGCCATCGTCGACCTGGTGTCCACCGGCAACACGCTCAAGGCCAATGATCTGGTCGAGGTCGAGCCCATCATGGACATCAGCTCGCGTCTGGTGGTCAATCAGGCCTCGCTCAAGCTCAAGCAAGCGCCGCTGCGCCACATCATCGATTCGTTTGCGGCCGCTGTGGCCGCAAAGAACAACTGAGTTTCTTTTCTAGCCCACTGGTAAATACTATGGAATTCGTAGCTGCTCCCGCCCGTCTATCAACCGCTGATGCCACTTTTGAGCATGATTTTGCTCAGCGTCTGCATTGGTCGGCGGACACGGATGCGGCCATCGAACAGCGCGTGGCCGACATCCTGGCCGATGTGCAAAAGCGTGGCGACGCCGCCGTGCTGGAGTACACGGCCCGCTTTGATGGCCTGCAAGCGGAATCCATGGCGGCGCTGGAGCTGACCCAGGCCGAGCTGAAAGCCGCCTTCGACAGCCTGCCCACGGCCGAGCGCGAAGCGTTGGAATCCGCCGCCCGTCGCGTACGCAGCTACCACGAGGCGCAAAAGAAGGCCAACGGCGAAAGCTGGAGCTACCGCGACGAAGACGGCACCTTGCTGGGCCAAAAGGTCACGCCGCTAGACCGCGTGGGCATCTATGTGCCCGGCGGCAAGGCGGCGTACCCCA is from Comamonas fluminis and encodes:
- the murA gene encoding UDP-N-acetylglucosamine 1-carboxyvinyltransferase translates to MDKLKIRGGRSLQGEVIISGAKNAALPEMCAALLTNEPVHLHNVPRLHDVATMRKLLANMGVQTETHGERGGMSFVAPDSLTPEAPYELVKTMRASVLALGPLLARFGKAKVSLPGGCAIGSRPVDQHIKGLQAMGAIITVENGYMHASLPEGWTKLKGARITTDMVTVTGTENFLMAAALADGETVLENAAMEPEIPDLAEMLIKMGAKITGHGTSRIVIQGVDKLHGCTHDVVADRIEAGTFLCAVAATGGAALLHHARAEHLGAVIDKLKDAGVTVESVAQGLKVSSNGKLKAQSFRTTEYPGFPTDMQAQFMALNLVAEGNSVVTETIFENRFMHVNEMVRLGAAITTDGRVAHIEGGKRLSGATVMATDLRASASLVIAGLVAEGETVVDRIYHLDRGYDRMEDKLRALGADIERISQ
- the hisG gene encoding ATP phosphoribosyltransferase, yielding MTTVTTPVTIALSKGRIFEETVPLLAAAGIEVTEDVEKSRKLIFDTNQPNVRVVLVRASDVPVYVQYGGADLGVSGLDSLIEHGGQGLYQPLDLQIAKCRVSVAVRNGFDYAHAVKQGARLRIATKYPEIARHFFAKKGVHVDMVKLYGSMELAPLTGMADAIVDLVSTGNTLKANDLVEVEPIMDISSRLVVNQASLKLKQAPLRHIIDSFAAAVAAKNN